One segment of Mycolicibacterium sp. YH-1 DNA contains the following:
- the glpX gene encoding class II fructose-bisphosphatase: MTPSRREAPDRNLALELVRVTEAGAMAAGRWVGRGDKEGGDGAAVDAMRELVNSVSMRGVVVIGEGEKDNAPMLYNGEEVGNGDGPECDFAVDPVDGTTLMSKGMPNAISVLAVAERGAMFDPSAVFYMNKIAVGPDAVDVIDITAPIGENIRRVAKVKNSSVADLTVCVLDRPRHAQLIADVRDAGARIRLISDGDVAGAISACRPNSGTDMLAGIGGTPEGIITAAAIRCMGGAIQATLAPTDDAERQKALDAGHDLDRVLHTEDLVSGENVFFSATGVTDGDLLQGVRYSGGGCTTQSIVMRSKSGTVRMIEAYHRLTKLNEYSAVDFTGDKSAAYPLP; encoded by the coding sequence ATGACGCCATCGAGACGTGAAGCCCCGGACCGCAACCTGGCCCTCGAGTTGGTGCGGGTGACCGAAGCAGGCGCAATGGCCGCCGGTCGGTGGGTCGGCCGTGGTGATAAGGAGGGCGGCGACGGCGCAGCGGTCGACGCCATGCGCGAGCTGGTGAACTCGGTCTCAATGCGCGGTGTCGTGGTGATCGGCGAGGGCGAGAAGGACAACGCCCCGATGCTCTACAACGGCGAAGAGGTCGGCAACGGGGACGGTCCGGAGTGCGACTTCGCCGTCGACCCCGTCGACGGAACCACGCTGATGAGCAAGGGTATGCCCAACGCCATCTCGGTTCTCGCGGTCGCCGAGCGCGGCGCCATGTTCGACCCGTCGGCCGTCTTCTACATGAACAAGATCGCCGTCGGCCCCGACGCCGTCGACGTCATCGACATCACCGCCCCGATCGGCGAGAACATCCGCCGGGTCGCCAAGGTGAAGAACTCCAGCGTTGCCGACCTCACCGTGTGCGTTCTGGACCGGCCGCGGCACGCGCAGCTGATCGCCGATGTGCGGGACGCGGGTGCCCGCATCCGCCTGATCTCCGACGGTGACGTCGCTGGCGCGATCTCGGCATGCCGACCGAACTCAGGCACCGACATGCTCGCCGGAATCGGCGGCACCCCGGAGGGCATCATCACCGCGGCCGCGATCCGCTGTATGGGCGGTGCCATCCAGGCGACGCTGGCGCCTACCGATGACGCCGAACGCCAGAAGGCCCTCGACGCCGGGCACGATCTGGACCGGGTGCTGCACACCGAGGATCTGGTGTCGGGCGAGAACGTCTTCTTCTCCGCCACCGGCGTCACCGACGGCGACCTGCTGCAGGGTGTGCGCTACTCCGGCGGCGGCTGCACCACGCAGTCGATCGTCATGCGATCCAAGTCCGGCACCGTCCGGATGATCGAGGCCTACCACCGCCTCACCAAGCTCAACGAGTACTCCGCGGTCGACTTCACGGGCGACAAGTCCGCGGCCTACCCCCTGCCCTAA
- a CDS encoding nuclear transport factor 2 family protein, with product MNALNEVRVGVTGLLTAYQYLADTGKIDRLAALFAPDGVLEIGAERFTGPTETLGMFARAGGQFADADFLPARHHLSSIHVEPQPDGSAKTYACFQFIGTRGLDHWGTYRDIVVPSTDGNVDGAGWRFLHRRVITEGFAPGSHLAPPAT from the coding sequence GTGAACGCCCTCAATGAAGTTCGCGTGGGCGTCACCGGCCTGCTGACGGCCTACCAGTACCTCGCCGACACCGGCAAGATCGACCGGCTGGCAGCGCTGTTCGCACCCGACGGGGTACTGGAGATCGGCGCCGAGAGGTTCACCGGCCCAACCGAGACTCTGGGCATGTTCGCCCGTGCCGGCGGGCAGTTCGCCGACGCCGACTTCCTACCCGCCCGTCACCACCTGAGTTCGATTCACGTCGAGCCACAGCCCGACGGCAGCGCCAAGACCTACGCGTGTTTCCAGTTCATCGGCACCCGCGGCCTTGACCACTGGGGCACCTACCGCGACATCGTGGTGCCCAGCACCGACGGCAACGTGGACGGGGCTGGCTGGCGGTTTCTGCACCGACGGGTGATCACCGAGGGGTTCGCACCAGGGTCGCATCTGGCCCCCCCAGCCACCTGA
- a CDS encoding cation:proton antiporter, translating into MATNTAFVLTLLVVCYAVVSGLVKRWYVAPALIFVLAGMALGPFGLDLLEGGPDTSTFTVLAQLALTVILFNQAAALDLSTVVRRRDVTFRLLVIGIPLTMVLGVVTAVLVLPVMPLWEAVCLAAIVAPTEVALIHALLENDRVPERIRHALSTESGFYDGFALAVLLAALAVASERADSNEAHWGWFLVRTELMSVVVGLGVGLLGGWVIGASRKRGWMSDTWAQLATLAIALMCFQVGEHLHGSGFVAAFAGGLAFAFAARRVGSRPDMHVSAAAGQLLELLVFAMFGGYAVIVGWREADWRIIVFAIVAVLGVRLVAVSVALVRSDVPTRERLFIGWFGPRGISTLVLGLLVVDRGDLAQESLIIQVVAVTVSLSLVIHSLSAWPGIRWLGGPDATLVRTPR; encoded by the coding sequence ATGGCGACCAATACCGCGTTCGTCCTGACCCTGCTGGTGGTGTGCTACGCCGTCGTGTCCGGCTTGGTGAAGCGCTGGTATGTGGCGCCCGCGCTGATCTTCGTCCTGGCCGGAATGGCGTTGGGGCCGTTCGGTCTCGACCTGCTGGAGGGCGGTCCGGACACCTCGACATTCACGGTGCTGGCGCAGCTCGCCTTGACCGTCATCCTGTTCAATCAAGCTGCCGCACTTGATCTCTCGACGGTGGTACGCCGACGCGACGTCACCTTCCGGTTGCTGGTGATCGGCATTCCCCTGACCATGGTGCTGGGCGTGGTGACCGCGGTTCTGGTGCTGCCGGTGATGCCGCTGTGGGAGGCGGTGTGCCTGGCCGCGATCGTCGCGCCCACGGAGGTCGCGCTGATCCACGCACTGTTGGAAAACGATCGAGTCCCGGAGCGAATCCGCCACGCGCTGTCCACCGAGAGTGGCTTCTACGACGGCTTCGCGCTGGCGGTCCTGCTCGCCGCGCTTGCGGTGGCCTCCGAGCGCGCCGACTCCAATGAGGCGCACTGGGGCTGGTTTCTGGTCCGCACGGAGCTGATGTCCGTGGTGGTGGGCTTGGGCGTCGGACTGTTGGGCGGCTGGGTGATCGGTGCGTCGCGTAAACGCGGATGGATGAGCGACACCTGGGCACAACTGGCGACGCTCGCCATCGCGCTGATGTGCTTTCAGGTCGGCGAACACCTGCACGGCAGCGGATTCGTTGCGGCGTTCGCCGGCGGACTGGCCTTCGCATTCGCGGCGCGCCGCGTCGGCTCACGCCCGGACATGCATGTGTCGGCCGCCGCCGGGCAGCTGCTCGAACTACTGGTGTTCGCGATGTTCGGCGGCTACGCCGTGATCGTCGGCTGGCGCGAGGCCGACTGGCGCATAATCGTATTCGCGATCGTCGCCGTGCTGGGTGTGCGCCTGGTCGCGGTGTCGGTGGCGCTGGTGCGCAGCGACGTGCCCACACGCGAGCGACTGTTCATCGGGTGGTTCGGTCCGCGTGGCATCAGCACGCTCGTGCTGGGACTTCTGGTGGTCGACCGTGGTGACCTCGCGCAGGAGTCGTTGATCATTCAGGTGGTGGCGGTGACCGTCAGCCTGAGCCTGGTGATCCACAGCCTGAGCGCCTGGCCGGGGATCAGGTGGCTGGGGGGGCCAGATGCGACCCTGGTGCGAACCCCTCGGTGA
- a CDS encoding class II fumarate hydratase, translated as MTADNDVEYRIEHDTMGEVRVPVNALWRAQTQRAVENFPISFRPLERTQIRAMGLLKGACAQVNKDLGLLAPEKADAIIAAAGEIADGLHDDQFPIDVFQTGSGTSSNMNANEVIASIAAANGVTIHPNDDVNMSQSSNDTFPTATHIAATEAAVRHLIPALEVLHESLAAKARQWRTTVKSGRTHLMDAVPVTLGQEFGGYARQVEAGIERVKATLPRLGELAIGGTAVGTGLNAPDGFGAKVVDVLVSQTGIAELRTAADSFEAQAARDGLVEASGALKTIAVSLTKIANDVRWMGSGPLTGLGELQLPDLQPGSSIMPGKVNPVLPEAVTQVAAQVIGNDAAVTVGGLSGAFELNVYIPMMARNVLESFTLLANVSKLFATKCIDGLVANEQHLRELAESSPSIVTPLNSAIGYEEAAKVAKEALKERKTIRQTVIDRGLIGDKLSEAELDKRLDVLAMAKVKDGD; from the coding sequence ATGACCGCCGACAATGACGTCGAGTACCGCATCGAGCACGACACCATGGGTGAAGTGCGTGTGCCCGTCAACGCGCTGTGGCGCGCACAGACGCAGCGCGCGGTGGAGAACTTTCCGATCTCGTTCCGCCCGCTCGAGCGCACCCAGATCCGTGCGATGGGCCTGCTGAAGGGCGCCTGTGCGCAGGTCAACAAGGACCTGGGCCTGCTGGCTCCGGAGAAGGCCGACGCGATCATCGCCGCAGCAGGTGAGATCGCCGACGGCCTGCACGACGACCAGTTCCCGATCGACGTGTTCCAGACGGGGTCGGGCACCAGCTCCAACATGAACGCCAATGAGGTCATCGCGTCCATCGCAGCGGCCAACGGCGTGACCATCCACCCCAACGACGACGTCAACATGTCGCAGAGCTCCAACGACACGTTCCCGACCGCGACGCATATCGCGGCGACCGAAGCCGCTGTCCGCCACCTGATTCCGGCACTCGAGGTGCTGCACGAGTCGCTGGCCGCCAAGGCTCGCCAGTGGCGCACCACGGTCAAGTCCGGCCGCACCCACCTGATGGATGCGGTGCCCGTGACGCTGGGCCAGGAGTTCGGCGGCTACGCCCGCCAGGTCGAGGCCGGTATCGAGCGGGTCAAGGCCACACTCCCCCGGCTCGGTGAACTCGCCATCGGCGGCACCGCCGTCGGCACCGGGCTCAACGCCCCCGACGGTTTCGGCGCGAAGGTCGTCGACGTCCTGGTCAGCCAGACGGGGATCGCCGAACTGCGCACGGCGGCCGACTCTTTCGAGGCTCAGGCTGCACGCGACGGGCTGGTCGAGGCCTCCGGCGCGCTGAAGACCATCGCGGTCTCGCTCACCAAGATCGCCAACGACGTGCGTTGGATGGGCTCGGGGCCGCTCACCGGCCTCGGCGAACTGCAGCTGCCCGACCTTCAGCCCGGTAGCTCGATCATGCCCGGCAAGGTCAATCCGGTGCTGCCCGAGGCGGTTACGCAGGTCGCGGCCCAGGTCATCGGCAACGACGCGGCCGTCACCGTGGGCGGGCTGTCGGGCGCCTTCGAACTCAACGTCTACATCCCGATGATGGCCCGCAATGTGCTGGAGTCGTTCACGCTGCTGGCCAACGTGTCGAAGTTGTTCGCCACCAAGTGCATTGACGGCCTGGTGGCCAACGAGCAGCACCTGCGCGAGCTGGCCGAGTCCTCCCCCTCGATCGTGACACCGCTCAACTCGGCGATCGGCTACGAGGAGGCCGCCAAGGTCGCCAAGGAAGCACTCAAGGAGCGCAAGACCATTCGGCAGACGGTGATCGACCGCGGGCTGATCGGCGACAAGCTCTCAGAGGCAGAACTCGACAAGCGCCTGGACGTGCTCGCCATGGCCAAGGTCAAGGATGGCGACTAG
- a CDS encoding DUF4245 domain-containing protein translates to MTVPPANPPQPPPPPRPAKSRLRQDGRDMFWSMAPLVLVCIVAAGVLGMCSFAPNGPGEGPTPPYDAPAALGADAETLKIPIRLPKLPEGWRANSGSRGSIEAGRTDAEGVEVRALTSRVGYLAPTGMFISLTQSDADEDKLLSWMDTSLIPTGAEDVNGVKWVTYEGGEDVRPVWTTRIDGPTGPAQLALTGAAGTDEYRILAEATQTQPPLPVS, encoded by the coding sequence GTGACCGTCCCGCCCGCGAACCCGCCACAGCCTCCTCCACCGCCGAGGCCAGCCAAGTCGCGGTTGCGGCAGGACGGGCGCGACATGTTCTGGTCGATGGCGCCGCTGGTGCTGGTCTGCATCGTTGCCGCAGGTGTTCTCGGGATGTGCTCGTTTGCCCCCAACGGTCCCGGCGAGGGGCCAACACCGCCGTATGACGCCCCGGCCGCACTGGGAGCCGACGCCGAGACGTTGAAGATTCCGATCCGGCTGCCCAAGTTGCCCGAGGGCTGGCGGGCTAACTCGGGCTCGCGCGGCAGCATCGAAGCAGGTCGCACCGATGCGGAGGGCGTGGAAGTGCGGGCCCTGACGTCGCGGGTGGGCTACCTCGCCCCGACCGGCATGTTCATCAGCCTGACCCAGAGTGACGCCGACGAGGACAAGTTGCTCAGCTGGATGGACACCAGCCTGATTCCCACCGGCGCCGAGGACGTGAACGGCGTCAAGTGGGTCACCTATGAGGGCGGTGAGGACGTCCGGCCGGTGTGGACCACCCGGATCGACGGCCCGACCGGCCCGGCGCAATTGGCGCTGACGGGCGCCGCCGGTACCGATGAGTACCGTATTCTGGCGGAGGCCACTCAGACGCAGCCACCACTGCCAGTCAGCTAG